One Phaseolus vulgaris cultivar G19833 chromosome 2, P. vulgaris v2.0, whole genome shotgun sequence DNA window includes the following coding sequences:
- the LOC137810898 gene encoding L-ascorbate oxidase homolog, translating to MGRVSSVLIAFMACLMAASVRGEDPYIYYTWNVTYGTVAPLGVEQQGILINGQFPGPEINSTSNNNVVINVFNFLDEPLLFTWNGIQHRKNSWQDGTLGTQCPIQPGTNYTYHFQVKDQIGSYFYYPTIGMQRAVGGFGGLRIYSRLLIPVPYADPADEFWVLIGDWFGKSHQTLKQFLDSGRSIGRPSGVHINGKNGGLEPAYTMEPGKTYKYRICNVGLKDSLNFRIQGHSLKLVEMEGSHVVQNQYDSLDVHVGQCFSVLVTADQEPKDYYMVASTRFAKKTLGATRIIRYSNGVGPASPELPPAPEGWAWSLNQFRSFRWNLTASAARPNPQGSYHYGQINITRTIKLVNTLSRTGGKLRYGLNGVSHVDPETPLKLAEYYGVSDQVFKYNIISDDPASPIGDLACAPNVINATFRDFIEIIFENPTKVPQSYNLDGYSFFAVGMEPGKWSPEKRKNYNNLDGVSRHTIQVFPKSWSAIMLTFDNAGMWNLRSELGENRYLGQQLYVSVLSPNRSLRDEYNMPDTQVLCGIVTDLPEPPPYSS from the coding sequence atgggTCGAGTAAGCAGTGTGCTTATTGCTTTCATGGCATGCCTCATGGCAGCTTCAGTTCGTGGGGAAGATCCTTACATCTACTACACCTGGAACGTCACCTATGGCACCGTTGCACCATTGGGTGTGGAACAACAGGGCATCCTCATCAACGGCCAGTTCCCAGGGCCTGAAATCAACTCCACCAGCAACAACAACGTTGTCATCAACGTCTTTAACTTCCTCGACGAGCCCCTTCTCTTCACCTGGAATGGTATCCAACACAGGAAAAACTCATGGCAAGATGGCACCTTGGGCACCCAATGCCCCATCCAGCCAGGTACCAACTACACCTACCACTTCCAAGTTAAGGACCAGATCGGCAGCTACTTCTACTACCCCACCATCGGCATGCAACGCGCCGTCGGAGGCTTCGGTGGTTTGAGAATCTACAGCCGCTTGTTGATCCCAGTGCCCTATGCTGATCCCGCTGACGAGTTCTGGGTCCTCATCGGTGATTGGTTCGGCAAAAGCCACCAGACCCTCAAGCAGTTCTTGGACAGTGGACGCAGCATTGGCAGGCCCAGCGGGGTTCACATCAACGGTAAGAACGGTGGGCTTGAGCCCGCTTACACCATGGAGCCCGGGAAGACTTACAAATACAGAATCTGTAATGTGGGGCTCAAGGACTCCCTCAACTTCAGAATCCAAGGCCACTCTTTGAAGCTCGTTGAGATGGAAGGCTCACACGTTGTTCAGAACCAGTACGACTCTCTCGACGTCCACGTTGGACAGTGCTTCTCTGTCCTCGTAACCGCCGACCAGGAGCCCAAGGACTACTACATGGTCGCCTCCACCCGCTTCGCCAAGAAGACCCTCGGTGCCACGCGCATTATCCGTTACTCCAACGGTGTAGGCCCCGCCTCCCCTGAGCTTCCCCCAGCACCCGAAGGCTGGGCTTGGTCTCTCAACCAGTTCCGCTCCTTCCGTTGGAACCTAACTGCCAGCGCCGCCAGGCCCAACCCTCAGGGCTCTTACCACTACGGTCAGATCAATATCACTCGCACCATCAAGCTCGTTAACACCCTCAGCAGAACCGGTGGAAAACTCCGTTACGGACTTAATGGTGTCTCCCACGTTGACCCCGAGACCCCACTCAAACTCGCCGAGTACTACGGTGTAAGCGACCAGGTCTTCAAGTACAACATCATCTCCGACGACCCTGCTTCCCCCATTGGCGACCTTGCCTGTGCTCCCAACGTGATCAACGCCACCTTCCGTGACTTCATCGAAATCATCTTCGAGAACCCCACAAAGGTTCCCCAGTCTTACAACTTGGATGGCTATTCTTTCTTTGCAGTGGGCATGGAGCCAGGGAAGTGGTCACCAGAGAAGAGGAAGAACTACAACAATCTTGATGGTGTGAGCAGACACACCATACAGGTGTTCCCCAAGTCTTGGTCTGCTATCATGTTGACATTCGACAACGCTGGGATGTGGAACTTGAGGTCGGAGCTGGGCGAAAACCGTTACCTAGGACAGCAGTTGTACGTGAGTGTTTTGTCTCCTAACAGGTCCCTCAGGGATGAGTACAACATGCCAGATACCCAGGTTCTTTGCGGCATAGTCACGGATCTTCCTGAGCCACCACCTTACTCTTCctaa